CAGAAGGAGATGCAGAGGAGTCTGGAAGAGCTGAACAAATCCACCGGCGACGTCTACAAGACTGCCGGAGCCCTCCTCATCAAGGTGGACGACAAAGAAGCCGTCAAAGCAGACCTGGAGGAGAGCCTTGAGACCCTGGAGATCAGGATTAAGAGCCTCGAAAGGCAGGAACAGAGCCTTCGCGAGAGGTTCGAGGCCCTCCAGGACTCCATCAACAGGGCCATGGGCAACGCCCCCGCCCGCTCCGCTGACGAAGAGGAGTGAACCCGCTTACCTTTTCAGGGGCCTTCGGGCCCCGGCACATTTCCCATATAAGATTTTAAGGCAATTATCCTATTGACCCCCTATGACTGATGCCTTGATACTGAATGACGTACGCAAGAGCTACGGCGAACGCGAGGCCGTAAAAGGTATCTCATTCTCCATCAAGGAAGGGGAAATCTTCGGACTCATCGGGCCCAACGGAGCCGGCAAGACCACCACGCTCCGTATGATCTGCACATTGCTCGAACCCACGTCTGGCACTATCACTATATGCGGCCACGACAACCGCTCGGAGGCAGCCGAAGTAAGGAAGATCCTCAGCTATCTCCCAGAGGATGCGGGAGCCTACAAGGACCTGACCGGCAGGGACTACCTGAAATTCATGGCAGGATTCTTCACTTCCGGAGAGGAGTTCGAGAGAATGGTGGCCAAGGCCATCGAAGTCAGCAATCTGTGCGACCGTATCGACTCCAAGATCAGCACCTACAGCAAGGGAATGTCCAGGAGGCTGCTCATCGCCAGGGCGATTATGTCCGAGCCCAGGCTGGCGGTAATGGACGAGATCACATCCGGACTCGATGTGATGAACGCATTCGAGATCCGCGAACTTGTCAGAGAACTCACAAACCACGGCGTTACTGTCCTTATTTCATCACATAACATGTACGAGGTCGAGAACCTCTGCGACCGTGTTGCGATGATCAATCACGGAGAGCTCATCCTCTGCGGGACCCCGAAGGAACTCAAGGAGCAGTTCGATGCGAACAACCTCGAAGAGGTCTTCATCAAGGCGGTGAGAAAATGAACCATCTCGCCAACATAACCAAGAAGGAACTGAAGGAACTCCTGACGCCTGGCACTATCGTCTCCATCATCATGGTGGTCATCCTCTTCTCCTGCCTCGGAACCATGATGAGTGGTCAGAGCGAAG
The sequence above is a segment of the methanogenic archaeon ISO4-H5 genome. Coding sequences within it:
- a CDS encoding prefoldin beta subunit PfdB produces the protein MNGMSPQLQNQITQYQQTQQQLQATTTQKVQMQSQQKEMQRSLEELNKSTGDVYKTAGALLIKVDDKEAVKADLEESLETLEIRIKSLERQEQSLRERFEALQDSINRAMGNAPARSADEEE
- a CDS encoding ABC transporter ATP-binding protein — its product is MTDALILNDVRKSYGEREAVKGISFSIKEGEIFGLIGPNGAGKTTTLRMICTLLEPTSGTITICGHDNRSEAAEVRKILSYLPEDAGAYKDLTGRDYLKFMAGFFTSGEEFERMVAKAIEVSNLCDRIDSKISTYSKGMSRRLLIARAIMSEPRLAVMDEITSGLDVMNAFEIRELVRELTNHGVTVLISSHNMYEVENLCDRVAMINHGELILCGTPKELKEQFDANNLEEVFIKAVRK